The Leptospira johnsonii genome window below encodes:
- the cysK gene encoding cysteine synthase A, translated as MKANNILETIGNTPHVKINRLFGSKYNVYSKLERSNPGGSIKDRIALSMIEDAEKSGKLTKDTVIIEPTSGNTGIGLALVAAVKGYRLILVMPESMSVERRRIMAAYGAEFDLTPREKGMPGAIERAKQLVSETPKAWMPQQFENEANIQVHIDTTAAEILKDFPNGVDALITGVGTGGHITGVAKVLKEKFPNTKVFAVEPEASPVISGGKPGPHPIQGIGAGFIPKNLHTDLLDGVIQVSKDEAFQYALRAAKEEGIFLGVSSGAALAAVAKKLPELPEGSTVLTFNYDTGERYLSIEGLFPVPSNG; from the coding sequence ATGAAAGCAAATAATATCTTAGAGACGATCGGTAACACACCCCACGTGAAAATCAACCGACTCTTTGGATCCAAATACAATGTATATTCTAAATTAGAGCGTAGCAATCCAGGCGGTTCTATCAAGGATCGTATCGCGCTTTCTATGATCGAGGACGCTGAAAAAAGCGGAAAACTCACTAAGGATACAGTAATCATCGAGCCGACTTCCGGAAACACCGGTATCGGTTTAGCTCTTGTTGCGGCAGTAAAAGGATATCGTTTGATCCTGGTAATGCCTGAATCTATGAGTGTGGAAAGAAGAAGAATTATGGCTGCTTATGGCGCGGAATTCGACCTCACTCCTCGCGAAAAAGGAATGCCTGGAGCAATCGAAAGAGCGAAACAATTGGTTTCTGAAACTCCAAAAGCTTGGATGCCTCAACAGTTCGAGAACGAAGCAAACATTCAAGTTCATATTGATACTACTGCAGCAGAGATCCTGAAAGACTTTCCTAACGGAGTAGATGCTCTGATCACTGGAGTTGGTACAGGCGGACATATCACAGGAGTTGCTAAGGTTTTAAAGGAGAAGTTCCCTAATACTAAAGTATTTGCAGTTGAGCCGGAAGCCTCTCCAGTAATTTCCGGAGGAAAACCTGGACCGCACCCAATCCAAGGAATTGGAGCGGGATTCATTCCTAAAAACTTACATACTGATCTACTCGACGGTGTGATCCAAGTTTCTAAGGACGAGGCTTTCCAATACGCACTTCGTGCAGCAAAGGAAGAAGGAATTTTCTTAGGAGTATCTTCCGGTGCAGCTTTGGCAGCGGTAGCTAAAAAACTTCCTGAACTTCCGGAAGGATCTACAGTCCTTACTTTCAATTACGATACCGGAGAAAGATATCTTTCTATCGAAGGACTTTTCCCAGTTCCTTCTAACGGCTAA
- a CDS encoding phosphoglycerate kinase, with protein sequence MQQLPRLENEDVKGKRVFLRVDFNVPLENGKVSDKTRIEKTLPTIELLVKKGARVVIASHLGRPKGKPDPQYSMEPVYEVFKELVKTSVIFSKDVIGENVVKLSKELKDGEILVLENLRFHKEEEENNPGFAKSLAALADVYVNDAFGAAHRAHASTEGIAHLLPSFAGLLMYKEITELSSLLSRPAKPFVAIIGGSKVSSKISVIKNLIEKVDHILIGGGMAYTFLKSRAIPVGNSLVERDFEVEAFQLIERAGVAGVDFQLPVDHVIGDKFDANAKTKTVDKMGILDGWMGMDIGPKTIANYEKVIKNAATIVWNGPMGVFEFDKFAAGTMAIAKAVSKSKARTVVGGGDSIAAINKAKVEDKITHVSTGGGASLEFLEGKKLPGVVALLKEKT encoded by the coding sequence ATGCAGCAATTACCCAGACTCGAAAACGAGGACGTCAAGGGGAAACGTGTTTTTCTGAGGGTCGATTTTAACGTCCCTCTAGAAAACGGAAAAGTTTCCGACAAGACTAGAATTGAAAAGACCCTTCCTACCATTGAACTATTGGTAAAAAAAGGTGCCAGGGTGGTGATCGCAAGTCACCTTGGCCGCCCAAAAGGTAAACCGGATCCTCAATATTCTATGGAACCCGTTTACGAAGTTTTTAAAGAGTTAGTTAAAACTTCCGTAATATTCTCTAAAGACGTGATCGGAGAGAATGTTGTAAAACTTTCCAAAGAACTAAAGGATGGAGAGATCCTGGTTTTGGAAAATTTACGTTTTCATAAAGAAGAAGAGGAGAACAATCCCGGTTTTGCCAAAAGCCTGGCAGCTCTTGCGGATGTTTATGTAAACGATGCATTCGGTGCGGCTCATAGGGCCCATGCTTCTACGGAAGGAATTGCTCATCTTCTGCCTTCTTTTGCAGGTTTGTTGATGTACAAGGAGATTACCGAACTTTCTTCCCTTCTTTCCCGCCCTGCAAAACCTTTCGTGGCAATCATCGGAGGTTCCAAAGTTTCTTCTAAGATCAGTGTGATCAAAAACCTCATCGAAAAAGTGGATCATATTTTGATCGGCGGCGGAATGGCTTATACCTTCCTGAAATCCAGAGCTATTCCTGTTGGTAATTCCTTAGTAGAAAGAGATTTCGAAGTGGAAGCATTCCAACTTATAGAAAGAGCTGGAGTCGCAGGTGTCGATTTCCAACTTCCTGTGGATCATGTGATCGGCGACAAATTTGATGCGAATGCAAAGACCAAAACCGTGGATAAGATGGGAATTTTAGACGGTTGGATGGGAATGGATATCGGTCCTAAAACGATCGCAAATTACGAAAAAGTAATTAAGAACGCTGCAACCATCGTCTGGAACGGCCCTATGGGAGTTTTCGAATTCGATAAATTCGCAGCCGGCACCATGGCAATCGCAAAGGCGGTCTCTAAGTCCAAGGCCAGAACAGTCGTAGGCGGAGGAGATTCCATCGCAGCGATCAATAAGGCAAAAGTGGAAGATAAGATCACCCACGTTTCTACCGGAGGAGGAGCCTCCTTGGAATTTTTAGAAGGAAAAAAACTCCCCGGAGTTGTAGCTCTTCTGAAAGAAAAAACCTAA
- the lepB gene encoding signal peptidase I: protein MFSLKKEFGEKEKKFDRKKFAQILSISLVVGFLFATAVRIWFLFPFVPETEEMSPAFPKGKRIYISRFVRDSSLFLGDVVLVEHPTQKGKVTLVRIMGKSGDQISIKDKVLYRNGISEAQEKSDFSLQHKDARPAFSGTYSTRDNLSNLTVEDRNYFLLCDNRDDCVDSRDFGPLPFEKIIGKVF from the coding sequence ATGTTCTCATTAAAAAAAGAGTTCGGAGAGAAGGAAAAAAAATTCGATCGGAAGAAATTCGCTCAGATACTTTCGATCTCTCTAGTGGTTGGATTTTTATTTGCGACCGCAGTCCGAATCTGGTTCCTATTTCCTTTCGTCCCGGAAACGGAAGAGATGTCTCCTGCCTTTCCTAAGGGAAAAAGAATCTATATCTCCCGCTTCGTCAGGGATTCTTCCTTATTTTTAGGTGATGTAGTCCTAGTCGAACATCCTACACAAAAAGGAAAAGTGACATTGGTCCGTATTATGGGAAAATCTGGAGACCAGATCTCCATCAAGGATAAAGTCCTTTATCGAAATGGTATCTCCGAGGCTCAGGAAAAATCAGACTTCTCCTTACAACACAAGGACGCAAGACCTGCTTTCTCCGGAACCTATTCTACTAGGGACAATCTTTCCAACCTAACGGTAGAAGATCGAAATTACTTTCTTTTATGCGATAACCGAGACGACTGTGTGGATTCCAGAGATTTCGGCCCCTTGCCTTTCGAAAAGATCATAGGCAAAGTTTTCTAA
- the gap gene encoding type I glyceraldehyde-3-phosphate dehydrogenase encodes MTRIAINGFGRIGRLVFRSGIKDPNIEFVAINDLVTPDNLGYLLKYDSTHGRFNGTVEHTDDALIVDGKKVLCVSERDPEKLPWKDLKVDYVIESTGLFTDRVGAEKHIKAGAKKVVISAPAKDKDIPTFVMGVNNEKYDPSKDHVVSNASCTTNCLAPITKVVLDNFGIEEGLMTTIHATTATQPTVDGPSKKDWRGGRGAMQNIIPASTGAAKAVGLCIPEVNGKLTGMSFRVPTPDVSVVDLTVRTTKETSLKEISAKMKEASEGSMKGILGYTDEMVVSNDFLSSTLSSIFDADACIELNSRFFKLVSWYDNEMGYSNRVLDLIRYMAKKG; translated from the coding sequence ATGACAAGAATCGCTATCAACGGTTTTGGCCGAATCGGTCGCTTGGTATTTCGTTCGGGGATCAAAGACCCAAATATTGAATTTGTAGCTATTAACGACCTAGTAACTCCGGACAACCTAGGATATCTTTTAAAGTACGATTCAACTCATGGCCGTTTTAACGGAACCGTGGAGCATACGGACGACGCACTTATCGTAGATGGCAAAAAAGTTCTTTGTGTATCCGAAAGAGATCCAGAAAAACTCCCTTGGAAAGACCTAAAAGTGGACTACGTGATCGAATCTACCGGTCTATTCACCGACAGAGTCGGCGCAGAAAAACATATCAAAGCCGGAGCTAAAAAAGTCGTGATCTCCGCTCCTGCAAAAGACAAGGACATCCCTACTTTTGTTATGGGAGTAAACAACGAGAAATACGATCCAAGCAAAGACCATGTTGTTTCCAACGCTTCCTGTACTACGAACTGTCTGGCTCCGATCACTAAAGTGGTTCTGGACAATTTCGGGATCGAAGAAGGTCTGATGACCACTATCCACGCTACTACTGCTACTCAACCTACTGTAGACGGTCCTTCTAAAAAAGACTGGAGAGGTGGAAGAGGCGCAATGCAAAATATCATCCCAGCCTCTACGGGTGCTGCAAAAGCTGTTGGTCTTTGTATCCCTGAAGTAAACGGCAAACTAACCGGTATGTCTTTCAGAGTTCCAACTCCTGACGTTTCCGTTGTGGACTTGACCGTTAGAACTACTAAAGAAACCAGCTTAAAAGAAATTTCTGCAAAAATGAAAGAAGCTTCCGAAGGTTCCATGAAAGGAATTTTAGGTTATACGGACGAGATGGTTGTTTCTAACGACTTCTTAAGCTCCACTCTTTCTTCTATCTTTGACGCGGACGCTTGTATCGAACTAAATTCCAGATTCTTTAAATTGGTTTCTTGGTACGATAACGAGATGGGTTACTCTAATAGAGTTCTAGACCTAATCCGTTATATGGCTAAAAAAGGTTAA
- a CDS encoding LA_3751/LA_3752 family putative glycosyltransferase codes for METIGRKYLISKLQFLFPLSCIVFTALFLFKIDANSILVSDNQNKIVQAQAFIDSGYKSQYFSCKILEDLGGCKFFPSWQVHLENGISGPFPVAFSLYASVFGLLGDYSFLFYVSILFFWIGVFFLKFELDLKWAAVLFLCLGPAFFHSALFPDYSITFLLTCIGLTFYACPVKTKPLGLFIGFFVGLGFFFRSENTILYFFLGIFHLIDFIYKGRSGVSSRDKDRLVLLIGTGIGVVFYGIINYYLYGSALGTRIEANAEIGWDTGLEKYSSLLFLGNGRVGFLFFCPWILLWLVYFFTRWKDLESFERKLSLAILISLFFGAYLAPNDSNIDWGTRYLSWLIVPAVVLFFSKKNSEKVPTSIWILTGILFLVTLFFSKIYLLTQEKLSREYVKYNEFLLESNPDIYLTMDPSVSALFGQEILHKKVMRIEDTEDLPRLIRTLSSRKGSISLVRYEPVTLSLLQTLKKNDSEKLGTEVENWFIGSGWKRISKETLEKIEILKFAHN; via the coding sequence TTGGAAACAATCGGAAGAAAATATCTTATTTCTAAACTTCAGTTTCTATTTCCACTTAGTTGTATTGTATTCACAGCATTATTCTTATTTAAGATAGATGCAAATTCGATTTTAGTCTCCGATAACCAGAACAAGATCGTTCAGGCCCAAGCATTCATCGATTCTGGATATAAAAGCCAATACTTCAGCTGTAAAATATTGGAGGATCTAGGGGGTTGTAAATTTTTTCCGAGCTGGCAGGTCCATTTGGAAAACGGGATTTCCGGCCCTTTTCCTGTAGCATTCTCTCTATATGCATCCGTATTCGGCCTATTAGGAGATTATAGTTTTCTATTTTACGTTTCTATTTTGTTCTTTTGGATCGGAGTATTTTTCCTAAAATTCGAATTGGACTTAAAATGGGCTGCAGTTCTATTTTTATGTTTAGGTCCTGCTTTTTTTCATTCCGCTTTATTTCCGGATTATTCGATTACATTTCTTTTGACCTGTATAGGTCTTACTTTTTATGCCTGTCCGGTGAAAACTAAGCCACTCGGACTTTTTATTGGATTCTTTGTAGGACTTGGGTTCTTCTTCCGGTCGGAGAATACAATTTTATACTTCTTCTTGGGAATATTTCACCTGATTGACTTCATTTACAAGGGTAGATCCGGAGTTTCTTCAAGAGATAAGGATAGACTGGTTTTACTAATTGGAACGGGTATAGGAGTAGTATTTTACGGAATTATTAACTATTATCTGTATGGCTCTGCTCTGGGAACCAGGATAGAGGCCAATGCGGAAATAGGCTGGGATACCGGACTTGAAAAATATTCGTCTCTACTTTTTTTGGGAAATGGAAGAGTTGGATTTTTATTCTTCTGCCCTTGGATCCTCCTATGGTTGGTATACTTTTTTACTCGCTGGAAAGATCTAGAAAGTTTTGAAAGAAAACTTTCCTTAGCAATTTTAATCTCCCTCTTCTTTGGAGCTTACCTTGCGCCAAATGATTCTAATATCGATTGGGGAACCAGATATCTTTCTTGGCTAATTGTCCCAGCAGTAGTTTTATTCTTTTCCAAAAAGAATTCCGAAAAAGTCCCTACTTCTATTTGGATTTTGACAGGGATCTTATTTTTAGTGACCTTATTCTTCTCTAAGATCTACTTATTAACCCAGGAAAAACTTTCTCGAGAATACGTAAAATATAACGAATTCTTATTGGAGTCCAATCCGGATATATATCTAACAATGGATCCAAGTGTATCCGCACTATTTGGCCAGGAAATTTTGCATAAAAAAGTAATGAGGATAGAAGATACGGAAGATCTGCCAAGATTAATTAGGACACTTTCTTCCCGAAAAGGATCCATTTCTTTGGTGCGTTACGAGCCGGTTACACTATCTCTTTTACAAACCTTGAAAAAAAACGATTCGGAAAAATTAGGAACCGAGGTGGAGAATTGGTTTATAGGATCAGGATGGAAAAGGATCTCTAAAGAAACTTTGGAAAAGATAGAAATCCTAAAATTTGCGCATAATTGA
- a CDS encoding gamma carbonic anhydrase family protein, which yields MQEVHLAGNILEYMGKRPIFKDGVFLAPGSLVVGDVVIGKDSSIWFQTLIRGDVNYIRIGDNVNIQDMTVVHVSRNTHPVEIGDNVSVGHRAVLHGCKLKNNSFVGMGAIIMDGVELGEYSFVAAGAMVTPGKIIPPGAMVMGSPAKIVRDITEEERNLIERTAANYVSYKNNYLEDFSYRISIV from the coding sequence ATGCAAGAAGTACATCTGGCGGGAAATATTTTAGAATACATGGGTAAACGCCCTATCTTCAAAGATGGAGTGTTTTTAGCTCCAGGTTCTTTGGTAGTAGGAGATGTAGTGATCGGAAAAGATTCTTCTATCTGGTTCCAAACTTTGATACGGGGAGATGTGAATTATATTCGTATCGGAGACAATGTAAACATACAGGACATGACGGTTGTCCATGTTTCCAGAAACACCCATCCAGTGGAAATCGGAGACAATGTTTCCGTTGGCCACAGGGCTGTTCTTCATGGATGCAAACTTAAAAATAATTCATTCGTTGGAATGGGTGCAATCATCATGGATGGAGTGGAGCTCGGAGAATATTCCTTTGTGGCCGCAGGTGCTATGGTGACCCCGGGCAAGATCATCCCACCAGGAGCAATGGTAATGGGATCTCCTGCAAAGATCGTAAGAGATATTACGGAAGAAGAAAGGAATTTGATAGAGAGAACCGCTGCAAATTACGTTTCCTATAAGAACAATTATCTGGAGGATTTTTCCTATAGGATCAGCATAGTTTAA